In Candidatus Dadabacteria bacterium, the genomic window TGGAGGGCCTTCTCGGTGAAAAGTCTCTCTCTCTTGAGGTTGTTTAGCGGTCGCGGGCAAAGGTTTCCGTTTTCGTTATGCGCCGCCCGTCGGTAAACACCGAAACCATCCCGCCGGTGTCGGTCTCGTAGACGCGCGCGTTCATGCCCTCGCGCTCAATCTCCGCGCGGCACTTTCCGCAAACCACAACACCCGCCTCCGCCGCCCGCGCCACCGCAAGAACCGCGCTCCGGTTTTTATTGTTTGTGTCCGGCAGAAACACCACATCGCTTTTCAACTCGTTTTTATACACTTTTTCCACATTCTTTCCCCGTGTGTTGTGGATGGATTCCATCAGCAGAAAAGAGGTCTCCCCGTAGGAGACCCTGACCAGAACCGGATAGGGCGCGGATGAGTCCGCTATTCCCATTTGTTCGTGTAATTGCAGGAACTTAACCGCGTGCCGGTCCGGCGGGGAGCGGTAGATTTTTCTCCATAAAACGCCGTGTTTCTCTATGGTTTCCCACAGCCGGCTGTTAAGTTTCGGGCTATTTATCCACAAGTTTTCCACATCTCCGCCCTCAATCAGCGCGGCTGCCCCGTTAAGGTGTCCTCGGTCGTTTGAGAGCAGTATCAGCGTGTCGGTTTTTGTAACCCGCTTGGCGCGCAGCGCGGGCAGTATGACCGCTCTTTCTATGAAGTCCGAGCGCGCTTTTTTTGAGAAACCGCCTTTTATAAGAACCGTTTTGCCGTCCGCAAATATGAACAGCGCCGTTTTTTTCCTTCCCGCGTCAAAAAAGACCGCTTCGGTGTGTTTCCCGTGGGCGGGGCGCAGGTCGTATGCCGCGCTTGCCGCAAGCAGAAGGGAGAGAGCCGCCGCGGCGTAAAGGGACGGTTTCCTTGAACGGCTTGCCGCAAGAACGGCCGCCGCGCACAGATAAAAGACAATAAATGTCCGTCCGCTCATAACGGGGGCCGTAACCGCCGGGTCCGCGCCCGCCAGAATGTCCGCCGCGCCCGTGAGAGTGGAGGAGAAAATCCCCAGGGTGTCAAGCAGAAACTCCGGCACAAAACCCGTTGCGGCAAAGACCGCCACTGACACAATGCACAGCGGCACCATTGCCAGCGCGAGCGGCATGGCGACAAGGTTTGCGGGGAAAGTCAGAACGGGAACAAAGCCGAACATGTTTATCACAAACGGAAGCGTTGCCGCCGTTGCGGCGGCGGTGGTAAAAAGTATGGCGGCAACCGCGCGTCCGGCTTTCCGCCACGCGGGGGAATCCTTCTCCCCGCCGCCTCCGCCGAAGCGGTTGAGCGCCAGAAGGATTCCGAGCACGGCGGAAAACGAAAGGATGAAAGACGCCTCAAAAAGAGCCGCCGGAGACGCGATAAGGATGATGATTGCCGCCGCCGCGAGCGCGTTCAGGCGGTCGTCTCTCCTTCCGATTATCATCGCCGTAAGGTAGACGGCCGCCATAATTGCGGCGCGGGTGGAGGAGTTGCTCAGGCCCGTCAGCAGCGCGTAGAAAAGCGCCGCGGGTATGGTTGCCGCCGCCGCAATGCGGGGAATCACCAGCGTCAGCATCAGGTATTGCGACCTTTTCAGAAGCCACTTGAGCGTCATGTAGAAAAACACCGCCGCCACGCCCACGTGAAGCCCCGATATGGCGAGCAGGTGGCCTATGCCCAGTGCGGAGAAGTTTCTTCTGACCTCGTCGGGCAGCGCCCCCTTGTCGCCGATTGACAGGGAGTTCACTATTTCGGCGGCAGTAGGTCCGAGATTTTTTCTTATGAACGCCGCATAGTCTCCGCGCAGTTCCCCCACGGCGCACAGAAGGGGGTTTGAGTTTTCGTCCCGCCCGCCGGTTTTGATGTCTCCCTCTCCGGCGTATGCGGTAAAAAAGACACCCCGCGCCGCGAGCCGCTCCTCATACCCGCCCGCCCCCGGATTTTTGAATCCTTTCACGGGCCGGAGTCTGACCTTTGCCGTAATGCGGTCTCCGTAAGCGAGCCCCGCATGGCCGTCCGAATAAAGAAGCACCCTGCCGCCCGCCGCCCGCGTTTTGCCCCCGGCGGTTACGGAGTCAACCTCAAGCGGTATCCGCACACTTGCCGGTCTTTTTACGGCGTTTTCATACAGCCGCCCGCTCACCACGGCTCTTTTGCCCGCGACGTGCGACAACTCCGGGTCGGGAGAGTGCGCGTGAAGAAAGGGCAGCAGAAGGCCGAGCGGGAAGAAAAGGGCAAAGCCGAGGCGGGAGAATCTCAAAGCCGCCGCCATCACAAACAGCGCGCCCGGCGCCGCCGCATGGTAAACCGAAACCCCCTCCGCCTCCGTTCCCGCCGCCACGCCCAATACCAGCAGGACGGCGCAAACCACTATCAGGTGACGGTTGAGGATTGCGGAGAGGCGGGTCATCAACTCTTTTCTTCAATCAGGCAGACCGCTTTTGCCGCCACCCCTTCGCCCCTGCCGGCAAACCCCATTTTCTCCGTTGTGGTCGCCTTGACGTTTACGCGGTCTTCGGCGATTTGCAGCAGCGCGGAGATTTTTTTCCTCATCTCCGCCGTGTGCGGGGAAATGCGCGGCTCTTCGCAAATCACAACGCAGTCCACATTGACCACGGCAAAGCCCGCCCCGGAGACCTTGCCGAGGGTTTGCTCAATCAGAAAAGCCCCCGCCGCATCCCTGTATGCCGGGTCGGAATCGGGGAAGTGCGTCCCGATGTCTCCCAGCCCCGCCGCTCCGAGCAGGGAGTCGCATATTGCGTGCGCGAGCGCGTCCGCGTCCGAGTGTCCCGCGAGCCCTTTGTTGAAAGGGATTTCCACGCAGCCGAGAAAAAGCGGGCGGCCTGAGGCAAACCTGTGGGCATCAAAGCCGATGCCGACCCTTTGTTTCATTCCGCCGCGCCCCCGCGCTTTTCAACGCTTCCGGCAACCGCTTCGGCTATGATGAAGTCTTCCGCGGTTGTAACCTTCATGTTGCGGCGGTCTCCGGGCGAAACCGCCACTTCAAAGCCCGCCGCTTCAAAAAGCGCCGCCTCGTCCGTAATACTTTCGGGGTCGCCTGAGAACCTCTCATACGCTTTTTTCATCAGCGTCTTTCTGAACGCCTGCGGGGTCTGAACCCGCCACACG contains:
- a CDS encoding ComEC/Rec2 family competence protein, whose product is MTRLSAILNRHLIVVCAVLLVLGVAAGTEAEGVSVYHAAAPGALFVMAAALRFSRLGFALFFPLGLLLPFLHAHSPDPELSHVAGKRAVVSGRLYENAVKRPASVRIPLEVDSVTAGGKTRAAGGRVLLYSDGHAGLAYGDRITAKVRLRPVKGFKNPGAGGYEERLAARGVFFTAYAGEGDIKTGGRDENSNPLLCAVGELRGDYAAFIRKNLGPTAAEIVNSLSIGDKGALPDEVRRNFSALGIGHLLAISGLHVGVAAVFFYMTLKWLLKRSQYLMLTLVIPRIAAAATIPAALFYALLTGLSNSSTRAAIMAAVYLTAMIIGRRDDRLNALAAAAIIILIASPAALFEASFILSFSAVLGILLALNRFGGGGGEKDSPAWRKAGRAVAAILFTTAAATAATLPFVINMFGFVPVLTFPANLVAMPLALAMVPLCIVSVAVFAATGFVPEFLLDTLGIFSSTLTGAADILAGADPAVTAPVMSGRTFIVFYLCAAAVLAASRSRKPSLYAAAALSLLLAASAAYDLRPAHGKHTEAVFFDAGRKKTALFIFADGKTVLIKGGFSKKARSDFIERAVILPALRAKRVTKTDTLILLSNDRGHLNGAAALIEGGDVENLWINSPKLNSRLWETIEKHGVLWRKIYRSPPDRHAVKFLQLHEQMGIADSSAPYPVLVRVSYGETSFLLMESIHNTRGKNVEKVYKNELKSDVVFLPDTNNKNRSAVLAVARAAEAGVVVCGKCRAEIEREGMNARVYETDTGGMVSVFTDGRRITKTETFARDR
- the ispF gene encoding 2-C-methyl-D-erythritol 2,4-cyclodiphosphate synthase yields the protein MKQRVGIGFDAHRFASGRPLFLGCVEIPFNKGLAGHSDADALAHAICDSLLGAAGLGDIGTHFPDSDPAYRDAAGAFLIEQTLGKVSGAGFAVVNVDCVVICEEPRISPHTAEMRKKISALLQIAEDRVNVKATTTEKMGFAGRGEGVAAKAVCLIEEKS